The following are encoded together in the Capsulimonas corticalis genome:
- a CDS encoding AfsR/SARP family transcriptional regulator: MDTLPQPILQIQLLGGLHVPCPDGANARFETRRAASLLAFLAVHRRRSHPREELIEMLWPDEDADATRIRFRQVLTTLRRTLESACPDMSDLLIADRVSVRLSADVSTDVAQFEDALTAAARSEAPETRAAALRRAVDAYGGELLPGYYDDWVLGERRRLEEDYLTALNRLTQALSDGGDNSQALEYARKAVRQDPLREEGHADLIRLLAADGRIADALRQFRELEQILWKELRVTPGAEIQALVEPLRSAPTLVFAPAPAVTAAVLESAPAPEDTPDGDITTRREIPLPSLGSLPARLTRFFGRQTEIETLSVLLTSSLEDAPNTRLLTLVGHGGSGKTRLALEVARRASAHFPGGVWFTPLADVDSAGMIVSAIADSLRPGPPPDGDLWEHCLSRLGAGRTLLVLDSMEHLVDEGAQTICSLMEQAAGLTCLVTSRRRLNLGGEQDYPVAPLPVPEEFEEPDLAALTPSMQLFLDRARQVSPQFTLTRTNQATVAALCRRLEGIPLALELAAGWAGALTPAQMLPRLSQRFNLLVSRRTDMDARHRSLRATLEWSYDRLAPELQHCFAQLGVFRGGWTLEASEAVCEEPQAFDILSQLTQHSLLITETHGEDIRFFMLETLREYAWELLPADQRLPLGRRHASWHRAIAEEAAPKLTGPDQIVWLDRLESESDNLRAALQWYQRDGPGRTPEDGEAGLSLAGCLWRFWDVRGHHEEGLRWLETFLTNGEAPPTPARVRALEAAGCLELARRHHELARTWLEAAVTAARALGDPHRLASALCSLGESLCDGADIDAAASAFTESQSLFQSAGDHYGSARTLAGGARIALREGDFKIAQSLADRSAAMHRIAGNLKGMAGGVHMNGVASLRLGDHTTARKRLTESLALWRQLGDKLGIEQAREDLGACQA, translated from the coding sequence ATGGACACATTACCCCAACCCATTCTCCAGATTCAGCTGCTCGGCGGCCTTCATGTCCCCTGTCCGGACGGCGCGAATGCGCGGTTTGAGACGCGCCGGGCGGCGTCGCTGCTCGCGTTTCTCGCGGTGCATCGCCGCCGGTCGCATCCGCGTGAGGAGCTGATTGAGATGCTTTGGCCGGACGAAGACGCGGACGCCACGCGGATTCGGTTCCGGCAGGTTCTCACGACGCTGCGGCGGACTCTGGAATCGGCGTGCCCAGACATGTCGGATCTCCTGATCGCCGACCGCGTTTCCGTGCGCCTGAGCGCCGATGTCTCCACGGATGTCGCGCAGTTTGAAGACGCGCTGACCGCCGCTGCGCGGTCCGAAGCGCCTGAGACACGCGCCGCCGCGCTGCGCCGCGCGGTGGACGCTTACGGCGGAGAACTGCTCCCCGGATATTATGACGATTGGGTCCTGGGCGAGCGCCGGCGGCTGGAGGAAGATTATCTGACGGCGCTCAACCGTTTGACCCAGGCGCTGAGCGACGGCGGGGACAACAGCCAAGCGCTGGAGTACGCGCGCAAGGCAGTGCGACAGGATCCGCTGCGCGAGGAGGGGCACGCCGATCTGATCCGGCTGCTCGCCGCCGACGGACGCATTGCGGACGCCCTGCGGCAGTTTCGGGAGCTGGAGCAGATCCTTTGGAAAGAACTGCGCGTGACGCCGGGCGCGGAGATCCAGGCGCTGGTCGAGCCGCTGCGCAGCGCCCCCACCCTGGTGTTCGCCCCCGCGCCGGCGGTCACCGCCGCTGTATTGGAGAGCGCGCCGGCGCCAGAGGACACGCCAGACGGCGACATAACGACGCGGCGCGAGATTCCACTGCCGTCGCTGGGCAGCCTGCCCGCGCGGCTCACGCGATTTTTCGGACGCCAGACGGAGATCGAAACCCTTTCCGTCCTGCTCACTTCGTCACTGGAGGATGCGCCCAACACACGGCTGCTGACTCTGGTCGGACACGGCGGATCGGGGAAAACGCGCCTCGCGCTGGAAGTGGCCCGGCGGGCGTCGGCGCACTTCCCCGGCGGCGTCTGGTTCACCCCGCTCGCCGATGTGGACAGCGCGGGGATGATCGTTTCTGCGATCGCCGACTCCCTGCGTCCCGGCCCGCCGCCGGACGGCGATCTCTGGGAGCACTGCCTGTCGCGGCTCGGCGCCGGGCGAACCCTGCTGGTGCTCGATAGCATGGAGCATCTGGTGGACGAAGGCGCGCAGACGATCTGTTCGCTGATGGAGCAGGCGGCGGGCTTGACCTGCCTCGTCACGTCGCGCCGCCGGCTGAACCTGGGCGGCGAGCAGGACTATCCCGTCGCGCCGCTGCCGGTCCCGGAGGAGTTTGAGGAGCCCGACCTCGCAGCCCTGACCCCGAGCATGCAGCTTTTTCTGGACCGCGCGCGGCAAGTCAGCCCACAGTTCACGCTGACCCGGACGAATCAAGCGACGGTGGCGGCGCTCTGCCGGCGTCTGGAGGGAATTCCGCTGGCGCTCGAACTCGCGGCCGGCTGGGCGGGAGCGCTCACGCCCGCGCAGATGCTGCCGCGTCTTTCGCAGCGCTTCAACCTTCTGGTGAGCCGGCGCACCGATATGGACGCGCGCCATCGGAGCCTGCGCGCGACGCTGGAGTGGAGCTACGACCGCCTCGCCCCGGAGCTCCAGCACTGCTTTGCACAGCTGGGCGTGTTTCGGGGAGGCTGGACGCTGGAAGCGTCGGAAGCTGTCTGTGAAGAGCCGCAGGCGTTCGATATCCTGAGCCAGCTGACCCAGCATTCACTGCTAATCACGGAGACGCATGGGGAAGATATCCGCTTCTTCATGCTGGAGACTTTGCGTGAATACGCCTGGGAGCTGCTCCCGGCGGATCAGCGCCTGCCGCTCGGCCGCCGTCACGCGTCCTGGCACCGGGCGATTGCCGAAGAGGCCGCGCCGAAGCTGACCGGCCCCGATCAGATCGTCTGGCTGGACCGTCTCGAGTCCGAATCCGACAACCTGCGCGCCGCCCTCCAATGGTATCAGCGCGATGGCCCGGGGCGCACGCCGGAGGATGGCGAGGCCGGCCTGAGCCTCGCCGGGTGCCTCTGGCGTTTTTGGGACGTTCGCGGTCATCATGAAGAAGGGCTTCGGTGGCTGGAGACGTTCCTGACCAATGGGGAGGCGCCGCCGACTCCGGCGCGCGTCCGCGCGCTGGAAGCCGCCGGCTGTCTGGAGCTCGCGCGGCGTCACCACGAACTCGCCCGAACCTGGCTCGAAGCCGCCGTCACTGCCGCCCGCGCGCTCGGCGATCCGCATCGTCTCGCGAGCGCGCTGTGCAGCCTCGGGGAATCACTGTGCGACGGCGCCGATATCGACGCCGCCGCTTCGGCTTTCACGGAAAGCCAATCGCTGTTCCAGAGCGCCGGCGACCATTACGGCTCGGCGCGCACCCTCGCCGGCGGCGCGCGCATTGCGCTGCGCGAGGGCGATTTCAAGATCGCCCAGTCCCTCGCCGACCGCAGCGCGGCGATGCACCGGATCGCGGGAAACCTCAAAGGCATGGCCGGCGGCGTCCACATGAACGGCGTCGCCTCCCTGCGTCTTGGCGATCACACCACCGCCCGCAAACGCCTCACCGAAAGCCTCGCCCTCTGGCGCCAGCTGGGCGACAAGCTCGGCATCGAACAAGCCCGCGAAGATCTGGGCGCTTGTCAAGCGTAA
- a CDS encoding globin family protein, with protein MTTEQKELIVQSFRNVKPQAADVAAAFYERLFTLDPSLRPMFLGDMKAQQKKLMDVLATAVDSLERLDELVPVLWQLGKRHGGYGVKDEHYDTVASALLGALEAKLGPEAFTPAHKAAWTDVYTLMATTMKQAAAEGVVARGGR; from the coding sequence ATGACCACCGAACAAAAAGAGTTGATCGTGCAAAGTTTCCGCAATGTCAAGCCGCAGGCCGCAGACGTGGCGGCGGCGTTCTACGAACGGCTATTCACCCTGGACCCTTCGCTTCGACCGATGTTTTTGGGAGATATGAAGGCTCAGCAAAAGAAGCTGATGGACGTGCTGGCGACGGCGGTCGACAGCCTGGAGCGCCTGGATGAACTCGTCCCTGTCCTCTGGCAGCTCGGCAAGCGCCACGGCGGCTACGGCGTCAAGGATGAGCACTACGACACGGTCGCATCCGCGCTCCTCGGCGCGCTCGAAGCGAAGCTCGGCCCCGAGGCGTTTACCCCCGCCCACAAAGCGGCCTGGACAGATGTATACACTCTGATGGCGACGACGATGAAACAAGCGGCCGCCGAAGGCGTGGTGGCGCGCGGCGGCCGATAG